From one Anguilla rostrata isolate EN2019 chromosome 12, ASM1855537v3, whole genome shotgun sequence genomic stretch:
- the LOC135236469 gene encoding transmembrane 4 L6 family member 20-like: MTCCEAFTSCNGFVLMSLCIIAMVLNLVPMFADYAMDGFLFRRPVSCFEWWLPGLVGGGILVLPSVTMAFSAKKGGSCNSRCGMLLSAGICFVGIIGALYCLLVSFFALGTGPLICEGADASLSSCNFTIKDIGSLSQMNFDITWYFNENGCWNRTQGTRILGEVGLELDNYQLVNLHLVTFAGLVAVGLLELIFSLLQVLAGICGCVCGTSKKRRQQ; this comes from the exons ATGACCTGCTGTGAGGCCTTCACGTCCTGTAATGGGTTCGTTCTCATGTCCCTCTGCATCATCGCCATGGTGTTGAACCTGGTCCCCATGTTTGCGGACTATGCCATGGACGGCTTTCTGTTCCGCCGCCCCGTCTCCTGTTTCGAATGGTGGTTGCCGGGCTTGGTGGGAGGTGGCATCCTG GTTTTGCCTTCGGTTACCATGGCgttttctgcaaaaaaaggaGGAAGCTGCAACTCCCGCTGTGGG ATGCTCTTGTCGGCcggtatttgttttgttggcaTTATTGGCGCCCTCTACTGCCTGCTTGTGTCCTTTTTTGCTTTGGGCACTGGGCCACTGATCTGTGAGGGAGCAGATGCCAGCCTGTCTAGCTGCAATTTCACAATCAAGGACATTGG GTCTTTGTCCCAGATGAACTTTGACATCACCTGGTACTTTAACGAGAATGGCTGCTGGAACAGAACCCAGGGCACCCGAATCCTGGGGGAGGTGGGCCTGGAACTGGACAACTACCAGCTGGTGAACTTGCACCTGGTGACATTTGCAGGGCTGGTAGCTGTGGGCCTGTTGGAGCTGATTTTCAGCTTGCTCCAGGTGCTGGCAGGGATCTGTGGTTGTGTCTGTGGAACCTCCAAAAAGAGGAGGCAACAATGA
- the mrpl44 gene encoding 39S ribosomal protein L44, mitochondrial → MASSYLVSRGVAALGIHLQHVCRNVLLTQTREKKRWMKSYTLLMERKRKLEGPPPPKPRSHQPNWDYHAEVQAFSSRLQENFSLELLKTAFVNPCYVRSEEENRRKLGLEGEAAALSLRDNTDLRGRGLDFTHSFLSDWCRGNFPNLPAEAVAAVVGHLTSPTVMCHVARNLAVEDLAMSSQCPVPDEVLQATFFAVIGALHESSGAEQAGFFLRDFLVPQLIGKDLFEVWPVVNPMGLLVEEMSRRKQSLPEPRLIRSAGASTVLPLYFVGLYSDKKLLAEGPGETVLAAEEEAARVALRKLYGYTENRRPWDFSPQSQHPAPAVRALQST, encoded by the exons ATGGCGTCGAGTTACCTTGTCAGTCGTGGTGTAGCCGCTCTTGGTATTCACCTCCAACATGTTTGTAGGAATGTTCTCCTTACCCAGACCAGAGAAAAGAAGCGATGGATGAAATCATATACTCTATTGatggaaaggaaaagaaagctGGAGGGACCACCGCCACCAAAGCCGCG ATCTCATCAACCCAACTGGGACTACCATGCAGAAGTACAAGCCTTCAGCAGCAGGCTTCAGGAAAACTTTTCCCTGGAGCTCCTGAAGACCGCCTTTGTGAACCCCTGCTATGTGCGGAGCGAGGAGGAGAACCGGCGCAAGCTGGGCCTGGAGGGTGAGGCTGCCGCCCTCAGCCTGAGGGACAACACGGACCTGCGAGGGCGTGGCCTGGACTTCACGCACAGCTTCCTCTCTGACTGGTGCCGGGGAAACTTCCCCAACCTGCCGGCGGAGGCCGTGGCTGCCGTGGTGGGTCACCTGACCTCTCCCACAGTCATGTGCCATGTGGCGCGGAACCTGGCGGTGGAAGACCTCGCGATGAGCAGCCAGTGTCCTGTGCCAGACGAGGTCCTGCAGGCCACCTTCTTCGCTGTGATTGGAGCTCTCCATGAAAGcagcggggcagagcaggctgGGTTTTTCCTCCGG GACTTCCTGGTCCCACAGCTTATAGGGAAGGATTTGTTTGAGGTGTGGCCGGTGGTGAACCCCATGGGCCTGCTGGTAGAAGAAATGTCCCGAAGAAAGCAGTCCCTCCCTGAGCCTCGCCTCATCAGATCGGCGGGTGCCAGCACGGTTCTCCCCCTCTACTTTGTGGGACTCTATAG TGATAAGAAGCTTCTTGCTGAGGGTCCGGGGGAGACGGTCCTGGCTGCGGAGGAGGAAGCTGCCCGTGTGGCCTTGAGGAAGCTGTACGGGTACACAGAGAATCGGAGGCCCTGGGACTTCTCTCCTCAGAGCCaacaccctgctcctgctgtccGTGCCCTCCAAAGCACATAG